A genome region from Streptomyces pratensis includes the following:
- a CDS encoding GntR family transcriptional regulator, which translates to MEQGRAREDVRPYVSAGTPPDVRVPEQARGEHIHGEHIHGEYTHGEPPAPRVVQRHSVRGQILDALRAALVGGELAPGEVYSAPALGARFGVSATPVREAMQRLAVEGAVEVVPNRGFRVSERGPRELAELAEVRALIEVPVMLRLARTVPPAGWCALRPLADATVASAAVGDRAAYAESDRAFHRAVLALSGNQQLVAVADDLHRRSQWPPADGQGGRRADLVADASEHTALLDALIAMDLTVVRSLVREHFNGADV; encoded by the coding sequence GTGGAGCAGGGCAGAGCGCGTGAGGACGTGCGGCCGTACGTGTCCGCGGGCACCCCGCCGGACGTCCGCGTGCCCGAGCAGGCGCGCGGCGAGCACATCCACGGCGAGCACATCCACGGCGAGTACACCCACGGCGAGCCCCCCGCCCCCCGTGTGGTCCAGCGGCATTCCGTGCGCGGCCAGATCCTGGACGCGCTGCGCGCCGCGCTCGTCGGCGGCGAGCTCGCCCCCGGGGAGGTCTACAGCGCTCCGGCGCTCGGCGCCCGCTTCGGTGTGTCCGCCACCCCCGTGCGTGAGGCGATGCAGCGGCTGGCCGTCGAGGGCGCGGTCGAGGTCGTGCCGAACCGCGGCTTCCGCGTCAGCGAGAGGGGCCCCCGCGAGCTGGCGGAGCTCGCCGAGGTCCGCGCCCTGATCGAGGTCCCCGTCATGCTGCGCCTCGCCCGCACCGTCCCCCCGGCCGGCTGGTGCGCGCTGCGCCCCCTGGCCGACGCCACGGTCGCGTCGGCCGCCGTCGGCGACCGGGCGGCGTACGCGGAGAGCGACCGCGCCTTCCACCGTGCCGTGCTCGCGCTGTCCGGCAACCAGCAGCTCGTGGCGGTCGCGGACGACCTGCACCGCCGGTCCCAGTGGCCGCCGGCCGACGGCCAGGGTGGCCGTCGGGCCGACCTGGTCGCCGATGCCTCGGAGCACACCGCGCTGTTGGACGCGCTCATCGCCATGGACCTCACGGTGGTGCGGTCCCTCGTACGCGAACACTTCAACGGCGCGGACGTCTGA
- a CDS encoding PucR family transcriptional regulator: MRLRALLDTEALGLRLLGGEDELDRSVRGVMTTDLRDPSRYLSGGELVLTGLAWRRDSSDSEPFVRILANAGVAGLAAGEAELGAVPDDLVEACLRHRLPLFAVDETVAFATITEHVVRQVSGERAGDLAAVVDRHRRLMTSGPAGGGPEVVLDLLTSDLDLRAWVLSPTGRQIAGAGETLPPHVGAELAGRHLAATRTGRPGPHRAEVGGTAYSLFPIRNTGRGTAPAPSRDVRESVLSDWLLAVAADADDWPAPRLDLLQGVTQLIAVERDRRDAARAVRRRLAQEVLELVQTGAAPAEIAARLRVAAPVLLPGLGTAPHWQVVVARVEWAAEDTDLSGGRAAQALLEEILVDPAVTGPDSADRIAVAHTGEDAIALVPLTSRTPPDTDEADASKEPGAPERQDTALHADALLGAVRAPLSAGLAEDGRLTLGVSAAVHSAEGLRGALEEARHARRVAAARPGPVCAAGHHELASHVLLLPFVPDDVRRAFTARLLDPLRDYDRRHRAELIETLEAFLDCDGSWTRCAARLHLHVNTLRYRVGRIEQLTGRDLSRLEDKLDFFLALRMS; the protein is encoded by the coding sequence ATGCGGCTGCGCGCACTGCTGGACACCGAGGCGCTGGGCCTGCGGCTGCTCGGCGGCGAGGACGAGCTGGACCGTTCGGTCCGGGGAGTCATGACGACCGACCTGCGCGATCCCAGCCGCTACCTCTCCGGCGGGGAGCTGGTCCTCACGGGGCTGGCCTGGCGGCGGGACTCGTCGGACTCGGAGCCCTTCGTCCGGATCCTGGCGAATGCCGGGGTGGCCGGCCTGGCGGCGGGTGAGGCCGAGCTCGGGGCCGTCCCCGACGATCTGGTCGAGGCGTGCCTGCGGCACCGGCTGCCGCTGTTCGCGGTCGACGAGACCGTGGCATTCGCGACGATCACCGAGCACGTGGTGCGCCAGGTCTCCGGCGAACGGGCGGGCGACCTCGCCGCGGTCGTGGACCGCCATCGCAGGCTGATGACCTCGGGCCCGGCCGGTGGCGGCCCCGAGGTGGTCCTCGACCTGCTCACCTCCGACCTGGACCTGCGTGCCTGGGTGCTGTCCCCCACGGGCCGGCAGATCGCCGGAGCGGGCGAGACGCTGCCCCCGCACGTCGGAGCCGAACTGGCGGGTCGGCATCTCGCGGCCACCCGCACCGGCCGCCCCGGTCCGCACCGGGCGGAGGTGGGCGGCACGGCGTATTCGCTGTTCCCGATCCGGAACACCGGGCGGGGGACCGCGCCCGCCCCGTCCCGCGACGTACGGGAGTCCGTGCTGTCCGACTGGCTGCTGGCCGTGGCTGCCGACGCGGACGACTGGCCGGCGCCCCGGCTGGACCTGCTCCAGGGCGTCACCCAGCTGATCGCCGTCGAGCGGGACCGCCGCGACGCCGCCCGCGCGGTACGCCGCAGACTGGCCCAGGAGGTCCTGGAGCTCGTCCAGACGGGTGCCGCCCCGGCCGAGATCGCGGCCAGGCTGCGGGTGGCCGCACCGGTCCTGCTGCCGGGGCTCGGAACCGCGCCGCACTGGCAGGTCGTGGTGGCCCGGGTCGAGTGGGCGGCCGAGGATACCGACCTGTCCGGCGGCCGGGCCGCGCAGGCCCTGCTGGAGGAGATCCTCGTCGACCCGGCGGTGACGGGCCCGGACTCGGCCGACCGGATCGCCGTGGCCCACACGGGCGAGGACGCGATCGCCCTCGTGCCCCTGACCTCGCGCACCCCGCCGGACACCGACGAGGCCGACGCCTCGAAGGAGCCGGGCGCTCCGGAGCGGCAGGACACCGCGCTGCACGCCGACGCCCTGCTCGGCGCCGTCCGCGCTCCGCTCTCCGCCGGCCTCGCGGAGGACGGCCGTCTGACACTGGGTGTCAGCGCGGCCGTGCATTCCGCCGAAGGGCTGCGCGGCGCGCTGGAGGAGGCCCGGCACGCCCGCAGGGTGGCCGCGGCCCGGCCCGGCCCGGTCTGCGCGGCAGGCCACCACGAGCTCGCCTCGCACGTCCTGCTGCTGCCGTTCGTCCCGGACGACGTGCGCCGCGCCTTCACCGCGCGGCTCCTGGACCCGCTGCGCGACTACGACCGGCGTCACCGCGCGGAGCTGATCGAGACGCTGGAGGCCTTCCTGGACTGCGACGGCTCGTGGACCCGCTGCGCGGCCCGTCTGCACCTGCACGTCAACACACTGCGCTATCGCGTCGGACGTATCGAGCAGTTGACGGGACGTGACCTCTCGCGCCTGGAGGACAAGCTCGACTTCTTCCTCGCCCTGCGTATGAGCTGA
- a CDS encoding (2Fe-2S)-binding protein, with the protein MRVNFTVNGRKQEADDVWEGESLLYVLRERMGLPGSKNACEQGECGSCTVRLDGVPVCSCLVAAGQAEGREIVTVEGLADYARHRDDSHPGAGCAAGTCGTSLDAAQRWQARPSDGQSADAAELSPIQQAFIDAGAVQCGFCTPGLLVAADELLETQPSPSDQDIREALSGNLCRCTGYEKILDAVRLAAARQEETVR; encoded by the coding sequence ATGCGAGTGAACTTCACGGTCAACGGCCGGAAGCAGGAAGCCGACGACGTCTGGGAGGGCGAGTCCCTCCTGTACGTCCTGCGTGAGCGCATGGGCCTCCCCGGTTCCAAGAACGCCTGCGAACAGGGCGAATGCGGCTCCTGTACGGTCCGCCTCGACGGTGTGCCCGTCTGTTCCTGTCTCGTCGCGGCCGGCCAGGCGGAGGGCCGCGAGATCGTCACCGTCGAGGGGCTGGCGGACTACGCCAGGCACCGCGACGACTCCCACCCCGGCGCCGGCTGCGCCGCGGGCACCTGCGGCACCTCGCTCGACGCCGCCCAGCGGTGGCAGGCCAGGCCCTCCGACGGACAGAGCGCCGACGCGGCGGAACTCTCCCCGATCCAGCAGGCGTTCATCGACGCGGGCGCGGTGCAGTGCGGCTTCTGCACCCCCGGTCTGCTCGTCGCCGCCGACGAACTCCTGGAGACGCAGCCCTCCCCGTCCGACCAGGACATCCGCGAGGCACTCTCGGGCAACCTCTGCCGCTGCACCGGTTACGAGAAGATCCTCGACGCGGTCCGCCTCGCGGCCGCCCGTCAGGAAGAGACGGTCCGATAG
- a CDS encoding NCS2 family permease, giving the protein MTQQSVEPRTSAEEAGPGSRVPAGRSWLDRYFHISERGSTVAREVRGGVTTFMAMAYILLLNPLVLGGEDVDGQLLGQSGLITATALAAAATTLLMGFVGKVPLALAAGLSVSGVLASQVAPAMTWPQAMGMCVIYGLVICLLVVTGLREMIMNAIPLALKHGITIGIGLFIALIGLFKAGFVHKGTATPLSLGPAGELVGWPVLVFAVTLLLIFMLQARNVPGAILIGIVVGTLAAIVVNAVGDIDPKSWSSGPPELKGSAVSSPDFSLFGNVEFGGWGDVGVMTVGMIVFTLVLAGFFDAMATIIGVGTEAKLADDKGRMPGLSKALFIDGAGGAIGGVAGGSGQTVFVESATGVGEGARTGLASVVTGLFFAACLFFTPLTAIVPAEVASAALVVIGAMMMQNARHVDWADRSVAVPVFLTVVLMPFTYTITTGVAAGVISYSAIKLAQGRAREVGAFMWVLTLVFVVYFALHPIESWLGVS; this is encoded by the coding sequence ATGACCCAGCAGTCCGTGGAACCCAGGACGAGCGCGGAGGAAGCGGGCCCCGGCTCGCGCGTCCCCGCCGGACGGTCCTGGCTCGACCGGTACTTCCACATATCCGAACGCGGATCGACCGTCGCGCGCGAAGTGCGCGGCGGCGTCACGACCTTCATGGCCATGGCGTACATCCTGCTGCTCAACCCTCTCGTCCTCGGCGGCGAGGACGTCGACGGTCAGCTGCTCGGCCAGTCGGGGCTGATCACCGCCACCGCCCTCGCGGCTGCCGCGACCACCCTGCTGATGGGCTTCGTCGGCAAGGTGCCCCTGGCGCTCGCCGCCGGGCTGAGCGTCTCCGGCGTGCTCGCCTCGCAGGTCGCACCGGCCATGACGTGGCCGCAGGCCATGGGCATGTGCGTGATCTACGGGCTGGTGATCTGCCTGCTGGTCGTCACAGGCCTCCGCGAGATGATCATGAACGCGATCCCGCTCGCGCTGAAGCACGGCATCACCATCGGGATCGGTCTCTTCATCGCCCTCATCGGCCTCTTCAAGGCCGGCTTCGTCCACAAGGGGACGGCGACGCCCCTCTCGCTGGGCCCCGCCGGTGAACTCGTGGGCTGGCCGGTCCTCGTCTTCGCCGTGACCCTGCTGCTGATCTTCATGCTGCAGGCGCGCAACGTCCCCGGCGCGATCCTGATAGGCATCGTCGTCGGCACCCTGGCCGCTATCGTCGTCAACGCCGTCGGTGACATCGACCCCAAGTCGTGGAGCAGCGGCCCGCCCGAGCTGAAGGGCAGCGCGGTCTCCTCACCCGACTTCTCACTCTTCGGGAACGTCGAGTTCGGCGGCTGGGGCGACGTCGGCGTGATGACGGTCGGCATGATCGTGTTCACGCTCGTCCTGGCCGGCTTCTTCGACGCGATGGCCACCATCATCGGCGTCGGCACGGAAGCGAAGCTCGCGGACGACAAGGGCCGGATGCCCGGCCTGTCGAAGGCGCTGTTCATCGACGGTGCGGGCGGTGCGATCGGCGGTGTCGCCGGGGGCTCGGGGCAGACCGTGTTCGTCGAGTCGGCGACCGGCGTCGGCGAGGGCGCCCGCACCGGGCTCGCCTCCGTCGTCACCGGGCTCTTCTTCGCCGCCTGCCTCTTCTTCACCCCGCTCACGGCGATCGTGCCGGCCGAGGTGGCCTCCGCCGCCCTGGTCGTCATCGGCGCCATGATGATGCAGAACGCCCGGCACGTGGACTGGGCGGACCGCTCGGTCGCGGTCCCGGTCTTCCTCACCGTCGTCCTGATGCCCTTCACCTACACCATCACCACCGGTGTCGCCGCGGGCGTCATCTCGTACTCGGCCATCAAGCTGGCCCAGGGCAGGGCTCGCGAGGTCGGCGCCTTCATGTGGGTCCTGACGCTGGTCTTCGTCGTGTACTTCGCCCTGCACCCCATCGAGAGCTGGCTCGGCGTCAGCTGA
- a CDS encoding xanthine dehydrogenase family protein molybdopterin-binding subunit yields the protein MALHPRAASVPAGTPTKITQGSKTRGGIGESTLRPDGTLKVTGEFAYSSDMWHEDMLWGHTLRSTVAHAELRSIDIGEALATPGVYAVLTYDDLPAAMKNYGLEIQDTPVLAHGKVRHHGEPVALVAADHPETARRAAAKIKIDYAELPLITDEASATAPDAVLVHEGRTDHHIGHVPHPNVVHRQPIVRGDADAAAERADVIVTGDYVFGMQDQAFLGPESGLAVPSEDGGVELYVATQWLHSDLRQIAPVLGLPEDKVRMTLSGVGGAFGGREDLSMQIHACLLALRTGKPVKMVYNRFESFFGHVHRHPAKLHYEHGATRDGKLTHMKCRIVLDGGAYASASPAVVGNASSLAVGPYVVEDVDIEAIALYSNNPPCGAMRGFGAVQACFAYEAQMDKLAAALDMDPVELRQLNAMEQGTLLPTGQRVDSPAPVAELLRRVKARPLPPEQQWLSADADGSSVDVRALPGGLSNTTHGEGVVRGVGYAVGLKNVGFSEGFDDYSTARVRMEVINGEPVATVHTAMAEVGQGGVTVHAQIARTELGVSQVTIHPADTQVGSAGSTSASRQTYVTGGAVKNSCEAVRERVLEIGRRKLGTYHPAWATAELLLEGGKVVTDGGEVLASLADVLEEEAVDVELEWRHRPTEAFDLRTGQGNGHVQYSFAAHRAVVEVDTELGLVKVIELACAQDVGKALNPLSVVGQIQGGTTQGLGVAVMEEIIVDPRTAKVRNPSFTDYLIPTILDTPTIPVDVLELADDHAPYGLRGIGEAPTLSSTPAVLAAIRNATGLELNRTPVRPEHITGT from the coding sequence ATGGCGCTGCACCCACGAGCCGCGTCCGTACCGGCCGGCACCCCCACGAAGATCACCCAGGGCTCCAAGACCCGGGGCGGCATCGGGGAATCCACCCTGCGCCCCGACGGAACCCTCAAGGTCACCGGTGAGTTCGCGTACTCCTCGGACATGTGGCACGAGGACATGCTGTGGGGCCACACGCTCCGCTCCACCGTCGCGCACGCCGAGCTCCGCTCCATCGACATCGGCGAGGCCTTGGCCACACCCGGTGTGTACGCCGTCCTGACCTACGACGACCTGCCCGCCGCGATGAAGAACTACGGGCTGGAGATCCAGGACACCCCCGTCCTCGCGCACGGCAAGGTCCGCCACCACGGCGAACCCGTGGCGCTCGTCGCCGCGGACCACCCCGAGACCGCGCGCCGCGCGGCCGCGAAGATCAAGATCGACTACGCCGAGCTGCCGCTGATCACGGACGAGGCGTCCGCGACCGCCCCCGACGCGGTCCTGGTCCACGAAGGCCGCACCGACCACCACATCGGCCATGTCCCGCACCCCAACGTCGTCCACCGCCAGCCCATCGTCCGCGGCGACGCCGACGCGGCCGCCGAACGCGCCGATGTGATCGTCACCGGGGACTACGTCTTCGGGATGCAGGACCAGGCCTTCCTGGGCCCCGAGTCGGGCCTCGCCGTGCCGTCCGAGGACGGCGGCGTCGAGCTGTACGTCGCCACCCAGTGGCTGCACTCCGACCTCCGCCAGATCGCGCCCGTCCTCGGCCTCCCCGAGGACAAGGTCCGCATGACGCTTTCCGGGGTCGGGGGCGCCTTCGGCGGACGCGAGGACCTGTCGATGCAGATCCACGCGTGCCTGCTGGCGCTGCGCACCGGCAAGCCCGTCAAGATGGTCTACAACCGCTTCGAGTCCTTCTTCGGGCACGTCCACCGCCACCCCGCGAAGCTCCACTACGAGCACGGGGCCACCAGGGACGGCAAGCTCACCCACATGAAGTGCCGGATCGTGCTGGACGGTGGCGCCTACGCCTCCGCGTCCCCTGCCGTCGTCGGCAACGCCTCCTCGCTCGCGGTCGGACCGTACGTGGTCGAGGACGTCGACATCGAGGCGATCGCCCTCTACTCCAACAACCCGCCCTGCGGCGCCATGCGCGGCTTCGGCGCGGTCCAGGCGTGCTTCGCCTACGAGGCGCAGATGGACAAGCTCGCCGCCGCCCTGGACATGGACCCGGTCGAACTCCGGCAGCTGAACGCCATGGAACAGGGCACCCTGCTCCCCACCGGCCAGCGCGTCGACTCGCCGGCCCCGGTCGCCGAACTGCTGCGCCGCGTAAAGGCGAGGCCCCTGCCGCCCGAGCAGCAGTGGCTCTCGGCCGACGCGGACGGCAGCTCCGTCGACGTACGCGCCCTGCCCGGAGGCCTGTCCAACACGACTCACGGCGAGGGTGTCGTGCGGGGCGTCGGATACGCCGTCGGGCTGAAGAACGTCGGTTTCAGCGAGGGCTTCGACGACTACTCCACCGCCCGGGTGCGGATGGAGGTCATCAACGGCGAACCGGTCGCCACCGTGCACACCGCGATGGCCGAGGTCGGACAGGGCGGCGTCACCGTCCACGCCCAGATCGCGCGTACCGAACTGGGCGTCAGCCAGGTGACCATCCACCCGGCGGACACCCAGGTCGGCTCTGCCGGCTCCACCTCCGCCTCACGGCAGACGTACGTCACCGGTGGCGCGGTGAAGAACTCCTGCGAGGCCGTCCGGGAACGGGTCCTGGAGATCGGCCGCCGCAAGCTGGGGACCTACCACCCCGCCTGGGCGACCGCCGAACTCCTCCTGGAGGGCGGCAAGGTCGTCACCGACGGCGGCGAGGTGCTCGCCTCGCTGGCCGATGTGCTGGAGGAGGAGGCGGTCGACGTCGAGCTGGAGTGGCGCCACCGGCCCACCGAGGCCTTCGACCTGCGCACCGGACAGGGCAACGGCCATGTCCAGTACTCCTTCGCCGCGCACCGCGCGGTCGTGGAGGTCGACACCGAACTCGGCCTGGTCAAGGTCATCGAGCTCGCGTGCGCCCAGGACGTCGGCAAGGCGCTCAACCCGCTGTCGGTCGTGGGCCAGATCCAGGGCGGTACCACCCAGGGGCTGGGTGTCGCCGTCATGGAGGAGATCATCGTCGACCCAAGGACGGCGAAGGTGCGCAACCCGTCCTTCACCGACTATCTGATCCCCACCATCCTCGACACCCCGACCATCCCGGTCGATGTGCTCGAACTCGCCGACGACCACGCCCCGTACGGGCTCCGCGGCATCGGCGAGGCCCCCACCCTGTCGTCCACCCCGGCCGTCCTCGCGGCGATCCGGAACGCGACGGGCCTGGAGCTCAACAGGACACCGGTGCGCCCCGAGCACATCACCGGTACCTGA
- a CDS encoding DUF2637 domain-containing protein — MRLTDISLDWLLPGAVLLVGVMAAVTVVARGKRAAEKAAADDSWERSEERRRRKEALYATASYVLLFCCAAVAAALSFHGLVGFGRQNLSLSGGWEYLVPFGLDGAAMFCSVLAVREASHGDAALGSRLLVWTFAGAAAWFNWVHAPRGMDHAGAPHFFAGMSLSAAVLFDRALKQTRRAALREQGLVPRPLPQIRIVRWLRAPRETFGAWSLMLLEGVRTLDEAVDEVREDRREREQDRHRRRDQAKLDRARIKALNRQNRAWGRGSRTGRQVDVQAIAPAPGGGQPAVAEPAITEPGQLPLRPRPSLQAVNRSNSRSTSAQTTSGDPATVDLTAEDDTQALPRLDSLEQKLKDLEQQFG, encoded by the coding sequence ATGAGACTGACCGATATATCGCTTGACTGGCTGCTTCCGGGCGCCGTGCTGCTCGTGGGGGTCATGGCGGCGGTGACGGTGGTCGCGCGCGGAAAGCGCGCCGCTGAGAAGGCCGCGGCCGACGACAGCTGGGAACGCAGCGAGGAGCGCCGCAGGCGCAAGGAGGCGCTCTACGCGACCGCCTCGTACGTCCTGCTGTTCTGCTGCGCCGCGGTCGCCGCCGCCCTCTCCTTCCACGGGCTCGTCGGTTTCGGCCGGCAGAACCTCAGCCTCTCCGGGGGCTGGGAGTACCTCGTGCCCTTCGGCCTCGACGGGGCCGCGATGTTCTGTTCGGTGCTCGCGGTGCGCGAGGCCAGCCACGGGGACGCCGCACTGGGCTCCCGGCTGCTGGTGTGGACGTTCGCCGGGGCCGCAGCCTGGTTCAACTGGGTGCACGCGCCGCGCGGGATGGACCACGCGGGCGCCCCGCACTTCTTCGCGGGGATGTCCCTCTCCGCGGCCGTCCTGTTCGACCGGGCACTGAAGCAGACCCGTCGTGCGGCGCTGCGCGAGCAGGGCCTGGTGCCCCGCCCGCTGCCGCAGATCCGGATCGTGCGGTGGCTGCGCGCCCCCAGGGAGACCTTCGGCGCCTGGTCGCTGATGCTCCTCGAGGGCGTACGCACCCTGGACGAGGCGGTGGACGAGGTACGCGAGGACCGCCGGGAGAGGGAACAGGACCGGCACCGCAGAAGGGACCAGGCGAAGCTGGACCGAGCCCGCATCAAGGCTCTGAACCGGCAGAACCGGGCCTGGGGGCGGGGCTCCAGGACCGGCCGCCAGGTGGACGTCCAGGCCATCGCCCCGGCACCGGGCGGCGGCCAGCCGGCCGTCGCGGAGCCTGCCATAACAGAGCCGGGACAACTGCCGCTGCGCCCCCGGCCATCCCTGCAAGCCGTGAACCGCTCGAACTCCAGGAGTACTTCGGCACAGACAACGAGCGGTGACCCCGCGACCGTCGACCTCACCGCCGAGGACGACACCCAGGCCCTGCCCCGGCTCGACTCGCTGGA
- a CDS encoding FAD binding domain-containing protein produces the protein MDFLRPASWEEALAAKAEHPTAVPIAGGTDVMVEINFDHRRPGHLMDLNRIGELSEWQVGPDTVRLGASVPYSAVMENLRTELPGLALASHTVASPQIRNRGGVGGNLGTASPAGDAHPALLAAGAEVEAASVRGTRMIPIDDFYTGVKRNALAPDELIRAVHIKKADGPQQYSKVGTRNAMVIAVCAFGIALHPGTRTVRTGIGSAAPTPVRAKEAEDFLNAALEEGGFWESGKIITPSVAKQFAQLAAGACNPIDDVRGTAAYRRHAVGIMARRTLGWTWEQYRGAGRTLEGAA, from the coding sequence ATGGACTTCCTTCGCCCCGCCAGCTGGGAGGAGGCGCTCGCCGCCAAGGCCGAGCACCCGACGGCTGTGCCCATCGCGGGAGGCACCGACGTGATGGTCGAGATCAATTTCGACCACCGGCGGCCCGGACACCTCATGGACCTGAACCGCATCGGTGAGCTGTCCGAGTGGCAGGTCGGCCCGGACACCGTGCGTCTCGGGGCCTCCGTGCCGTACAGCGCCGTCATGGAGAACCTGCGGACCGAGCTCCCCGGGCTCGCCCTCGCCTCGCACACCGTCGCCTCGCCGCAGATCCGCAACCGCGGCGGCGTCGGCGGCAACCTGGGCACCGCCTCGCCCGCCGGGGACGCCCACCCGGCGCTGCTCGCCGCGGGCGCGGAGGTCGAAGCCGCGTCCGTACGGGGGACGCGGATGATCCCGATCGACGACTTCTACACCGGCGTCAAGCGCAACGCCCTCGCCCCGGACGAGCTGATCCGGGCCGTGCACATCAAGAAGGCCGACGGACCGCAGCAGTACTCCAAGGTCGGCACCCGCAACGCGATGGTCATCGCCGTCTGCGCCTTCGGCATCGCGCTCCACCCCGGGACCCGCACCGTGCGCACCGGAATCGGCTCGGCCGCACCCACCCCCGTACGGGCGAAGGAGGCCGAGGACTTCCTGAACGCCGCGCTGGAGGAGGGCGGGTTCTGGGAGAGCGGAAAGATCATCACCCCGTCCGTGGCCAAGCAGTTCGCCCAGCTCGCCGCCGGGGCCTGCAACCCCATCGACGACGTACGGGGCACCGCCGCCTACCGCCGGCACGCCGTCGGCATCATGGCCCGCCGGACGCTGGGCTGGACCTGGGAGCAGTACCGCGGAGCGGGACGCACCCTCGAAGGAGCTGCTTGA
- a CDS encoding (2Fe-2S)-binding protein, giving the protein MTVPALLAATAPSPLTAAYARLADVFPGLRAEVLPDDVPAPSGSGWVGAAELAAGGAALDDFLAWDEAQVLRDYGMQARPDVVASFGLHRYAWPACLLVTLPWFTHRRVPRIPVADVAFHRGLGHLTLRVSEFACLPDDPAAELPGARIVPDEQALRAEVLDSVAQHIGPVLDGFRPRMRRGKRALWGMATDEIVEGLWYVAHLLGEEGRAMRELELLLPGTTKPYVGTAGFRELTGPDGESLPTRDRASCCLFYTLRPEDTCVTCPRTCDADRVRRLTPAP; this is encoded by the coding sequence ATGACCGTGCCCGCTCTGCTCGCCGCCACAGCCCCGTCCCCGCTGACGGCGGCGTACGCACGTCTGGCCGACGTCTTTCCCGGGCTGCGCGCCGAGGTGCTGCCCGATGACGTCCCGGCGCCCTCGGGCAGCGGATGGGTCGGCGCCGCCGAGCTCGCGGCGGGCGGTGCGGCGCTGGACGACTTCCTGGCCTGGGACGAGGCGCAGGTACTGCGGGACTACGGCATGCAGGCCCGCCCCGACGTGGTGGCGAGCTTCGGGCTGCACCGCTACGCCTGGCCCGCCTGCCTCCTGGTGACCCTCCCGTGGTTCACGCACCGCAGGGTGCCGAGGATCCCCGTCGCCGACGTCGCGTTCCACCGCGGCCTGGGCCATCTGACCCTCCGCGTCAGCGAGTTCGCCTGCCTGCCCGACGACCCGGCCGCAGAGCTGCCCGGCGCCCGGATCGTCCCCGACGAGCAGGCCTTGCGGGCCGAGGTCCTGGACTCCGTCGCACAGCACATCGGCCCGGTGCTGGACGGCTTCCGGCCACGCATGCGGCGCGGCAAGCGGGCACTGTGGGGCATGGCGACCGACGAGATCGTCGAGGGCCTCTGGTACGTCGCCCATCTGCTCGGCGAGGAGGGCCGGGCGATGAGGGAGCTGGAACTGCTGCTGCCGGGCACCACCAAGCCGTACGTGGGCACGGCCGGCTTCCGTGAGCTGACCGGACCCGACGGCGAATCGCTCCCGACCCGCGACCGCGCGAGCTGCTGCCTCTTCTACACCTTGCGACCCGAGGACACATGCGTCACGTGCCCGCGCACCTGCGACGCGGACCGTGTCCGGAGGCTGACGCCCGCCCCCTGA